From the Agrobacterium larrymoorei genome, one window contains:
- a CDS encoding mandelate racemase/muconate lactonizing enzyme family protein translates to MKIIDLKCAVIGKSPIVRIVTDEGISGFGQAETWKSNLKPHILAFRDALTGEDPTNVERVMLKIRQRGGFKPWGSAVSVIEMALWDVAGKAAGVPVYKLLGGKVRDKVRVYNGSIRFPLPDHSPHSLAADIKRMMELPEGFTMIKQPIGFHSAMKREVDGFYYGEPNASPFHGALDRGPITEKGLNHFVDCVAAMKEVTGDKIGLALDAGPGWMLPDAIRLARKLEPYHLLWVEDLLSGDYTPWVNAGVYRELTRATSTPIHTGEQIYLRQNFKELIESQAVSVIGPDPADVGGIAELKWIAEYADLHGIMMAPHGTANGVLGLAALTQVSATLPNNFLAFEYTTGDPDWWYDIVEGLPQQIVRDGFVDVPDRPGMGVDIIPEAARPYLGDDDHDFFN, encoded by the coding sequence ATGAAGATCATCGACTTGAAATGCGCCGTCATCGGCAAAAGTCCCATCGTGCGGATCGTCACCGACGAGGGCATCAGCGGTTTCGGGCAGGCAGAGACCTGGAAGAGCAATCTCAAGCCACACATCCTGGCATTCCGCGATGCCCTGACCGGCGAAGACCCGACGAATGTCGAGCGCGTCATGCTGAAAATCCGCCAGCGCGGCGGTTTCAAGCCATGGGGATCGGCAGTGTCCGTGATCGAGATGGCGCTCTGGGACGTGGCCGGAAAGGCGGCCGGCGTGCCGGTATACAAGCTGCTCGGCGGCAAGGTGCGCGATAAAGTGCGCGTCTATAATGGCTCCATCCGCTTTCCGCTGCCCGATCATTCCCCTCACTCGCTTGCTGCCGACATCAAGCGGATGATGGAACTGCCCGAGGGCTTCACCATGATCAAGCAGCCGATCGGCTTTCACTCGGCCATGAAGCGCGAGGTCGACGGTTTTTATTACGGCGAGCCCAATGCCAGCCCGTTCCATGGTGCGCTGGATCGCGGCCCGATCACCGAAAAAGGCCTCAACCATTTTGTCGATTGCGTCGCCGCCATGAAGGAAGTGACTGGCGACAAGATCGGACTTGCGCTGGATGCCGGCCCCGGCTGGATGTTGCCTGATGCGATCCGGCTTGCCCGCAAGCTCGAACCCTATCACCTCTTGTGGGTGGAGGATCTGCTGTCGGGCGATTACACGCCTTGGGTCAATGCCGGCGTCTATCGTGAACTCACGCGCGCCACGTCCACGCCCATCCACACCGGCGAGCAAATTTACCTGCGCCAGAACTTCAAGGAACTAATCGAGTCCCAGGCCGTCAGCGTCATCGGTCCCGATCCGGCCGATGTCGGCGGCATCGCCGAACTCAAGTGGATCGCCGAATACGCCGATCTACATGGCATCATGATGGCCCCGCATGGAACTGCGAACGGCGTGCTGGGTCTTGCCGCCCTCACCCAGGTCTCGGCGACCTTGCCGAACAATTTCCTCGCCTTCGAATACACGACCGGTGATCCCGACTGGTGGTACGACATCGTCGAAGGCCTGCCGCAGCAGATCGTCCGCGACGGGTTTGTCGATGTTCCGGATCGTCCTGGCATGGGTGTCGACATCATTCCGGAAGCGGCGCGCCCGTATCTGGGTGACGATGACCATGACTTCTTCAACTGA